Genomic segment of Mercurialis annua linkage group LG6, ddMerAnnu1.2, whole genome shotgun sequence:
GGATCTCAGTAATCTTATCGGTCACTTGGGAGGCGATGGTATCGTTGGGGGCAGCCATGATAACTGTAAATAAAGACTTCTCAGTTGGGCGAATGATTAAAAGAGGCGAATCAGAGATGAAAGAAGCTAGGGCGAAAACTTACCAGAGGAGACTTGGTGAATTGCTCGAGGttgctgaggagagagaaagcttGATAAAGGCAGAGAGAATAGGTGAGTGAAAAAAtgagatggtatttttgttaaATGACAAAATCAGAGGAAGCCGAAAGGTCGTGGGGCCAAAATGTGGCATCGTGGAGAACAGCTGGAGACGACGTGGCTTAAAGGGGGTACCGAAAGGTcaatagatgcgcacccctttaaGTTTTTTCGAATGACTTGGGCCTCAGTAGTGGGCTTGGAAGCGCTGAGAAGGGAGAACAAGCCCAAAAGATAAACATTTCagacttgttgggggcattgtttacaccggcccaaataattaccGGACCGAGCTTCATGTGGGCTTATCAGGGATTAAGGCCCAACGGAAAGcctttttattattgctttttctattttattaggagtttgtaGCTCGATAGGAGTAATTTGCTTTCAGAGTTTTAGTCCTAGTTAAATTAGGAGTCTtagttatgaggagctataaatagctcagagctttattatttttgtatcaacaaatcaatcaatcaaaaaccaagcccagtgctttttatcccgcaatctccggattgttttaatttaggagtagttttcggtattaatctcgcctgagtccgtgactcccagattattatcttttagatcacgtggttaagtgtctttaaccaaacaagccctgtgaatatctgcataggttcgttaaagtatcaaacctcaaaccgatcccgattataaattcaaagattcgagtccggaatatttccaggcgaacaggtacaaatggtgtttttacaaggtcagggtataaacgaagaaaaagtgcaaggtgggggttttttaaggaattaagcctataaAAAAAGGGCCATGTTTTTGTGAAAATAACAAAACGAAggcatttttttataaacagGCTAATacaaataagtatttttatgagaaattcTAGTATTATTTACGATAGATATTGCCCGATATCTGCAGCCACTATCCTAATTAATACAGACCGAACCAGATAAAAATCAATTATAGCGACAAAATTTTCGGGGAATTTTGAAAGCGGGACGATGCTCGGAAAGTGAACCCAAAATGTTTAGTTAAGTAGGAATGAGTTTTTATCCGGCGAATTATGAACACAAAATACTTGACCAAGAAGTATTTTGGCAATATAAACAAAGTaagaatcttttttttttacttttccaaAATCAGTTAGTTAGTGTTTCTTAAATAGTAAAACTCGAGTGCAATATAAAATCAAGTTAaaggaaataaataaaatccgtATTCAACACCGACTCAACAACTTAATTACAGTATTATTGTAAAGTCCTTATTCTATTAGGATTCTCAATTTTAACACCAATTACTTAGTACCTATAAATACCACATAGTAACACTCTTCAGCTCCATTACTTCTTCCTTTATCTCTCACTTTCAGAACTGTTTCATATTAACgtttgattatgattttggaTATGAACATGTTCTTCACTGATTGTTGCTTAACAATTAACACAGCAAATTCTTTTCGTTATTCGGAACAAACTAACAACATACTCCACCACTATACCTCGACTTTTTCGACCGGTAATTATTACAGTAACACTCTTAAAAAAGAAGATTTTGATGATTTAGCTGATTCTACGGCCCCCGCGGCCGCTCCCACGACAAGTGGAGTTGTCGGTATGGAAGCTGATGATATCACCGAACTCGCCCCAGCTCCCGCGAGTGGAGTTGTCGGTATGGAACCTGATGATATTGTTGATTCAGCCTCCGAATCCGCCCCAGCTCCCGCGAATGAAGCTGTCGGTATGGAACCTGATAATATTGTTGGTATGGAACCTGATGATATTGTTGATTCAGCCTCCGAATCCGCCCCAGCTCCCGCGAATGGAGTTGTCGGTATGGAACCTGATGATATTGTTGATTCACCCTCCGAATCCGCCCCAGCTCCCCCGAGTGGAGTTGTCGGTATGGAACCTGATGATATTGTTGAGTCAGCCTCCGAATCCGCCCCAGCTCCCACGAGTGGAGTTCTCGGTATCGAAGATGATATCGTTGATTCTTCCGCGGCTGCTGCTCCGACAAGTGAAGTGGTTGGTGTTGGTTTTGAATTACAGGACTGGCCGAGGGAATTCAAGAAAAAGAGATCATATTCCGGAGCAgtgtattttgaaatttatcaaaaaattgagGAAGCGCTGATTTTACAGATGGATAATCTGAGATTAATGCGTAACGTTAATTCAGATATGGATGCATGTAGGAACACTATTTTAACCATTGAAAAGCTTTCGGGAGTGCGGGAAATTCTCAAAGGTTGCGGAGATGGTAAAACTACGAAAGCCGAACTTAAACTCAAATTATCAAGTTTGGATATTGGTGACATGGATAAATTTTTACAAGAGGTTCTTGATGATATAAGAAGTCGTCAAGAAACATTGGCATTACCGGAGAGGGAGAGTGTTGATAATTGCTCCGATACGGAATCGGATCGGGGAATTAGTGTTGCTAATAGGAAAAGGAAATATTGTTACGGGGACGAGATAAACAAGCCGGTAGTGATGCAGACGACGAAGAAGAACAAGGTCGTCAAGCTAACGGAAGTGACGGGATTGGTTGAGCCGAAGAGGAATGTTTACCAATGTAAGGAATGCAAGCAGGAGTTCGATAATTTTCGAGCACTTGGCGGGCATATGGCTTCACATAATAGAAAGATGAAGAGCGATGATGATCTTATGAAGAGTACTTATGAATGTCTAATATGCCATCACGTTTTCAATGATTTTCGAGCTCTCGGTGGGCATATAGCTTCACATAACAGAAAGGAGAGAGCTGAGAAAGCTGCTTTAGGAGGAGACAGCAGCTCGTTAAGTATCGTAGCAGGATCATCGGTTGATAATTTAATAGAAAAGAGTTACGAGTGTAATATTTGCTACAAGAAATTTTCTACCGGGCAGGCACTTGGAGGTCATAAAACCTATCATAGGAAAATTGCTGACAGTTTGAATCAAGCTCAGGCAAATCCTGAAGATCAACTCAGATTGGATCAAGTTCCGGCAAATCCTGAAGGTCAAGTCAGATTGAATAAAGTTCAGGCAAATCCTGAAACTCAAGCTAAATCAAGTTGTACAAAAATAACTCTTTTCGGAGTTGATTTGAATGCCTCCCCATCTGTTGAAAGATAGATGCTAAATTATTTTAGATAGTTTAAGACTAGactttaaatcttttttttaactGCGGCAGTTGGTTTAGCAGTTGTGAGTAGTTTGTATGATCTTCCATAGTTCAAGAATTTTGACATGTATAAACAATATTAACTTATTcgaattatatattaaattcttGGTTTTTATGTAATTGAGCTTCAATTTCTTTGGTTTAAGCTTAAGTAGCAATATGGAATTATAAAACCCAAAAACAGTATTTGAAAgcacatttaaaataaagaacTAAATTCAAGCAAGTGGGCAATACAAACACCATTTCAACAGTTGAAGAACCACCTGCATTTAATTTGGTGGATCATATGTACATGaagaaattaatattaaaagcaTCCGAACAGTGATCAAAAGCCACAATCAACTTGCTATTCCAGAAAATGTTTGTTTTTCATTGTTGCTGATATTCCGGGTTAAATGCAAGAGCCTCCCGGTAAATCAGCTCTTTCATTTGTTCTTCACTCAAAGCGTGCTGCTCAAAGTCAAAGTTGAAGGGGGTCGTACAGATTGGCTCGTCGCTTATGTCATGAAGTGATGTCAAATAGGGATGAGCAAGCGCGCCCTCGACTGCAGAACCATAAAATTAAGCAATTTCAAATTAGCAGCTTGATCATGCAGAAAAAAATGCAGGGCAAAATACTTGCAATGATGAAACCTAGAAAAAATCTACACAATTACTGGCATCAACAAACTAATTATGCAGACTGGACTTGCCAGATAATTGAGATCTTCAAAATTAGTCGAAGTGAGTTTAAACAAGGTAATTCACAGAACCTATGAAGAATTTGTCATTGTAGGAAAATCTCCACGTAAGGTCAAAGCGTGTGCCATCTAATTAACAAGCAATGACTAGAACATCAAGGAATACGAAATTACCAGTTATCCTCAGTCGGGGGTCAAACGTTAACATCTTTTCAACCAGATCAATAGCTGAAGGGTGGACAGTTGGGAACTTCTCGGTGAAAGATTGGCGACGATAAAGAGGAAGTTGACGAATGTATCTCTTTGCATTCTCATTAAGAAATCCCAATTCCGCCTCTGATGGAGTGCCAATTAGCTGCAAACAGTTTGCAATAAGTATcaagaaaaaacaaatattatcaAATTGCAAAAACTTGTTTCCATGATATGAGCCATGGATACAGTAAATTAATTCACATTCCTGTTGGCAATATGTAATACAATACCTCCATAAGCAAACGAAGCTGATGCACATGATCTCTGCCAGGAAATAGAGGCTTCCGATCCATCAACTCCATGAAAATGCAACCTACTGACCATACATCAATAGCTGCAGTGTAATCTGAAGAGTTTAACAGCAGCTCTGGTGCGCGATACCATCTAGTGACAACATATTCTGTCATGAAATCAGTTTCTGAGGTAACACGAGCCAAACCAAAATCACATATCTTGAGATCACAATTTGCATTCAGGAGAAGATTGCTTGGTTTTAAATCCCTATGCAGAACATTTGCAGAATGTATATATTTCAATCCTCGGAGAATTTGATACAAAAAATACTGCACAAAACATAATATAATTAGATTGCACCTGTAGTTCTTCAACATACAATAATGAAAGATAAATGCGAGTAAAAGACAGAATCAAAGAATACATAGAGATATTAACGAGGAAATACAAAGCCATACTTACtgtaaataaattaagaaaatgctCTAAAACCCCccttattttatatttagaagATCACGATCATTAAGGATGATGAAAATATATTggttattaataaaattcaattttttagttCTTCTACATTTGTTCTGGATATTTGAAATAAATGAACATGAATCCAAATGGCAAGCGTGAAACTATTAACTAATGAACATAGTGATCGATATGCATGCATGATTTCTCAGCAGAATAAAGCAGAAGAAACGCATTATCTCATTATTACTCCTTTCCTCACGCGCAAGGAAAATTGCTCTGGCCCTCAATCTTCCACCAAAAAGACTTGAATGCTTAAGAAAAGCATTCCAACTATTCTCGGCATCTACTCATAATTTACCAAACATGATCTCTCAAGGGAGAAGAGGAAATCTTCATGAGAAAAAAAATGCTTTCATGCTAAAGGATGAGTAATAAATGGTCCCTGATTCTAGAAATTACCTCAATATGTGTCAACAGCATATAAATAAGGAGAAACTAATAGGGAGTCAACTAATTCATTTCTGACTTGCAAGGACTATATAGTATAAACTAGATACAACAGAATCTTAGTATCTTGTCCATGGCAGGTAATAAAGTAAAAGAGAAAAGTGCATAATGGCGTTCGGATAAACCTGCCAGTGTCATGAATAGAAATATCACTAAACTACTTAAGAAACATATGAATAGTTTTGCTACCATTTGCATACAATAAGTCCTAGGTCCAAAGCCTATCTTATTCGGCCCCTTCAATACACTACAGGCTCTCCACCATATTTCCCTCTCTCTATATTCCAAAACCCTTGTTGAGATTCCAAATATTACAATGAAATTTCTGAAAGGTGAAGCTACAATTATAGCTGCTATACCTATCCAAACTCTAGTAATTAATCAGATTAAATAACATTTACATGCACTATATATCATCACCACTTCAACAATTGATACAGTacagaaaaagaagaaaggGTACCATGGAGAACTAAAGGTCAAAGTAACTGATTAACACATGCAAGGGAAGTCTAATCATTCATAAGTTCAGTGCTCAAGAGAACCATATTGAATGAAGCCATAACACAGTGCCAATCCCAAATAAATAGTGCAAAACATCAATTTCacaatttttctttcaatttgacTCTAGTTTTCTTATATACTAGAGGAATTGCCTCTTCACCTCCTAAATGAATTGCTTGTTCAATACTAGCTAGTATGGTATATAATATCTGTTGTACAACAGCTAAAGCCTATACAACCAGACACAGCTAAAAGGAACATGTGATCTAAAAGCTAACGCgctaaacaaacaaataaatacCAACCTGGCAATGCTCTTCTGATAATGCTTGATTTGAACGAATGATCTGATGCAGATCAGTATCCATTAACTCATAAGCTATGTAAACATCATTGAACGATTCCCTCAGGGGTGGAGGGATTATGTCCCTGATAGCAACAACCTGCAAGACAAATACCAGTGATTGTAATGAAAATAAAGTCCAATGGAGACATGATATAAGATTGTTTCTCCTAAAGAAAATTCATTGAACAAAAACGATAGCAATTGGCAAAGGTGAAATTCATACACAAGGAAAGGCATAAAGATCATATGGTATTTCAATACGAATAATAAAGAACTGCCacataacatttttattttacaacATGAAAAATAACTGATATCATTGCATCCCATTATTTAACTTTACATCTATAAGCATCAATTAATCAAAGAATTTATCGCCAACTTTCATCTGAATCCAAACTTCAATATTTCACCAATTTTGGCATTGGTGTGTtttactttaaatatttaattccaaATATACAACTTTCCACAACCATCCTTTAGCTAATGGCGTCAACAGAGAAAAGAAACCACttattttacatgtttttaAATTCTAGCACCTGCTTCCTCAAGTAAAACTTCAACTCCAGAAACAGTGTATTAAACTTAGGATCAACATCATAGTGTAGTGATGTTAAGAGTTAAAAAAGGAGGGAATTGTAGAAATAGAACAATATTTCTTGTAAAATAAAGTCCTAACaagttttttaaaagttcaacTTGAATTTGAAATAAACTTAAGATGTCTCTGAACCGATCCTCTCTTAGCCAAAGAGAGAATATAATCTAAAAAGTAGTCATGAAGTAGATGTTTCGCAAAACATCATATGCTTAAGCCAAGTGCATGCCAATAGAAGTAACAAAAAGGATCTACAAGTGATGACAACCAACATCGTCCTAAAGTGGATCCAATCCACATTCAAAATACTAGAAGACAAATTTCAACCAATATCTATGACTATCATCTAGTCTCAAGCTAGTACTAAAGTTTTGACCGTCCAATTCTACACACTTCCATCCATCTATGTAATGATTATTAGTAAACGCTACTTGAGAAGTAAGGGGTCCACTATATGACAAGAGGGAATTAGGCATTTTGATACAAGACATATTAGGAAATATCAGGTCCCTCTAAAAAGTATATTTGACCCATATTTTTGTGAAAATGCTAATAGAACACTCTTCTAAAAGCAGATGACAATAAGCTAAATTAAAACCACTTAGATTAAAATggcaataatataataaatggCAAGGCTAAAAAAGAAGAGCTGAAATTCCAACGCCAACAAAATGATCAATGTCCTCACTTTTCTGGCTCTAACCAAGtataaataattgaataatCTCGTGATTTGCTAATGCAAAGACAACGATATAACTAGAACCGCATCAAATTCATGTTAAGAGCTTGGTTAGCTACTTTTCCATAATTAGAGTGACAATAATAACACTTATACCATAATCTGTTAACTGTTCATTAAATTGATGTAAAATCCAACACAACAATTCTAAAACAGAAAACTAATTCTCTCATAATAAAAAACAGacatcatttttaatttcatttatttctcGAATCcttcataaaaatcaaaataaaacataaaaaaatgcaCTCACTGACGTTTTCATGATCCATATGACGAAGCAACTTGATCTCACGAAGAGTCCGTTTAGCatcaattttattatcaaaagcATTCGCAATTTTCTTTATTGCTACATTTTCTCCCGTTTCTGAATTTAACGCCGAGCTACAAATTACAACAAATCACACATAAATCAAAAATTCAttgaattaacaaaaaataatagaaaatgaaaagctTACCAAACGATGCCGTACGCGCCTTTTCCGATTGGCATAATCGGAGGTTTATATTTAGCGGTGACTTCAAATATGTTACCGAAGATATTGTATTGAATGAATCTTCCACCGTGGCTGAGCGTGGCCGGAATACTCTCCATACCTGTGGGAGGAGGAGGAGGCTGATTGTGGTGGTGTTGTGCGACGGAGGAAGCGGCGGAAGCATCCTCCATATCGGTGTCAGGTGGCGGAGCTGCAGCATCCATTGGTGAGTAGGTGAAATCTGT
This window contains:
- the LOC126653455 gene encoding uncharacterized protein LOC126653455, whose translation is MILDMNMFFTDCCLTINTANSFRYSEQTNNILHHYTSTFSTGNYYSNTLKKEDFDDLADSTAPAAAPTTSGVVGMEADDITELAPAPASGVVGMEPDDIVDSASESAPAPANEAVGMEPDNIVGMEPDDIVDSASESAPAPANGVVGMEPDDIVDSPSESAPAPPSGVVGMEPDDIVESASESAPAPTSGVLGIEDDIVDSSAAAAPTSEVVGVGFELQDWPREFKKKRSYSGAVYFEIYQKIEEALILQMDNLRLMRNVNSDMDACRNTILTIEKLSGVREILKGCGDGKTTKAELKLKLSSLDIGDMDKFLQEVLDDIRSRQETLALPERESVDNCSDTESDRGISVANRKRKYCYGDEINKPVVMQTTKKNKVVKLTEVTGLVEPKRNVYQCKECKQEFDNFRALGGHMASHNRKMKSDDDLMKSTYECLICHHVFNDFRALGGHIASHNRKERAEKAALGGDSSSLSIVAGSSVDNLIEKSYECNICYKKFSTGQALGGHKTYHRKIADSLNQAQANPEDQLRLDQVPANPEGQVRLNKVQANPETQAKSSCTKITLFGVDLNASPSVER
- the LOC126688032 gene encoding mitogen-activated protein kinase homolog MMK1, with protein sequence MDAAAPPPDTDMEDASAASSVAQHHHNQPPPPPTGMESIPATLSHGGRFIQYNIFGNIFEVTAKYKPPIMPIGKGAYGIVCSALNSETGENVAIKKIANAFDNKIDAKRTLREIKLLRHMDHENVVAIRDIIPPPLRESFNDVYIAYELMDTDLHQIIRSNQALSEEHCQYFLYQILRGLKYIHSANVLHRDLKPSNLLLNANCDLKICDFGLARVTSETDFMTEYVVTRWYRAPELLLNSSDYTAAIDVWSVGCIFMELMDRKPLFPGRDHVHQLRLLMELIGTPSEAELGFLNENAKRYIRQLPLYRRQSFTEKFPTVHPSAIDLVEKMLTFDPRLRITVEGALAHPYLTSLHDISDEPICTTPFNFDFEQHALSEEQMKELIYREALAFNPEYQQQ